tataccgaccacacccagatatgaatcgttatttgacattttgcttctactgattactaaattagcgtagaacaatatttcgtcaatataaaacaggaattgtcttattgcaaatccctccccaccctcagacagaggtcaaagtcgagcggtctagtagataacgtgattgcagtctcgccgcccgttcagctggtgcgtcgctttgttatacttctgtgttttacctctacatttctccaaacacgatattcaataaaaacaaacattaccaaactaaaactaaactctttattgaaaaaacactcaaaacttgtttttattcttgatcacactccgccacccaaaatgcgagtgcctccggccatcagcgaaagaaaaacatccctcgagatagtacctatcagtaaaatatcaaattctagaggggctgatcagaaatataaattgaattgtaatggaaaggcaattatgtaccgtgcaaatcatgtgatgccgcgccctgccctaatcgggattctcgagaaagataagttaacagcgacaacaataccgaacacaatacctggaaatgtttgtaattttgtaattaaacagttgttttttcgttctatcatgtttgtttctataaatttatatttttgtgttcttcatactggtgtggtcggtataatcccaaagtacctatattttaatcattatcaGATTTGTAttgtacttataataaattagaCTAGTAATAACctagaaaaattttgtttcagttttattGGTGCCAACAGTTTAATACGGACTTCAGTATGCCAGTACCCATTATTACAGTAAGTTCATTTATAACAGGCTGTGATATTTAGGTTTAAAGTCTATATTTTATAGTAGTATTCCCAACAGTTTAAACACACTTCTGTATGCCAGTATTCAttattactaaaagtttatttaacCCTCGGAGTGGTGAAAGACATTGCAGCGTCTATTAAATCTCATTCGTGAGTGGCAGAGACGCTCTAGCGTTTATTAACGCAAGCCTCTTTTGTTCCGGTATTTCCGATATTATGCCGCGACTTAAACGCTATGTATTAGGTATGGTTAGAAAGACCAGATtccaaactttaatttgatatagtatttagatatgcTGGCACTATGCCAACCTTACAAACGGTTCATCCACCTACCGTACTACCTCCTGGACCAAGTGAAGATCTTCCTCACCGGATTGCTCATTTACCAGACTTTGTGCAGTGTGTGGACACACCAAAAAAGGGGGCAAAAGTCACTTCTGGTGCCCAGTTTGTAATTTTGGGGTTCATAGGGAGTGTTTCCCTTACTTGGAACATTACTGGAGGCCTCTCAAACCAGGAAGAATGAGGTTGgctctgatactgactaaaatgcagtaaaaaacgtGTACATAAAAGTTTCGATCAGCAACTAGTGTgttgtttttaggaataatacatataaacgatacaaatttttgttcagaattaaattttaaactaatactaATGGTTTATCACTTATAGTCAATATAGAATTTCTTATGGGAAAATTTATGCTGAGTATAAATTACTAGCAAATAGcattaacaaataattgtatttttacaattaagtagCTTTGAGCATTAAAATCGAACAGCTATTTGGGAAGGGATGATTGAATGTGTGTAAATCTAAGTTTATAAAGTGAAACATTTACggatttaaaattagtttctatttataaggcagttttaaactttagcccCATGTTAAAAGCGGAGCCTCACTCATATGTAGTCGGCAGCCAACTAGTATGCTATACTTATTAATAAATCTTGATTAAATATGGCTCTTCACATTGGGGTTGAAATATATATCAAACTGTTAAATGTCTcaagaaggaaatcttaaaaaacaatactttcaCACTTTACTATCCTGCAATAAATTTCATAAAGAAGGAAATCATAAGTAATAATGGTTTaacctattataatattttatcttgttcAGATTTGCTCAAAATGTCCCTGATACCCTTTTCAAAACTACCCCCTATACACTAACCAATCCTGTCAGATTAACAAGACCATTTAGGTTTGCTTTAAGTTAAGATGGACAATGTTCAGTCATTGATTCTCTATACACCATCAAACCTGGTTAGTCACACAAGGTCCCAACTTGATCAGATGGCAAACCGGGATGGACATGGGTGAAAGATTCTGTTGATGGGCGGACCATAGCGCACAGTGTTGGCTTCACTTCTGATTTACCATCTAGGCAATAGATACGCACCAACCATCATGGGACAACAAACTGGTGCACAGTGGGGCCACATGCCTGTTTTCTTGTCAATCACGTCTatatccaaaataatgttttagtgtatagtatttttttactttgtcatATTCATATTTCATATAGAACTAGTTTTAGTTGGCACATCTACTGTAAAGTTATTTtagatgtttattaattaaatagtaatattaatttttattacgtacGTAAGcttgtaaattgtataaatacactAATTACACCACATTTTGTAAGAAAAGAGTCATATagatacaatttaattaatattaaccatGTAATTTTCGAAATATCTACAACAAACCAATCTagaaatttaacaactaaaaaaaataacatattacaatttgTCTAATGCTGTCTTTCTAAGTAATCTTAGTCTCCTCTCTCCAATATTTAAACACTCTTTTAAGTGAACTAAAAACAGTAATTCTATCTAAAAACTGTTTCCCTCAAAAGCTATTGAGTAGACCGATGATAAATTCTTCTTCCTCAGAAGGACACATGGGAATAATAAAGGAATTTCATGATGCCAAAATGTTCACTAACATATTAAAGCAATAGATGGTAAAGAAATTACTCCTTTGATAAAGTAGAAATTATTGTCTCCATAGAAAGTTGAGATAATGAAATACAAAGGAGGTCCACCCTACTACAGGTGTTCTGAAATTTTACACTAACAGCTCACACCTAGACTCCAGCACAGGGTTTGGTGTATGTGGGCCAGGAGTCAGATACGCAATACTTTTAGAAATATATGCCATGATCTTCCAAGCAGAAGTCATAGCAATTGAAACGTGCCAGACACCTCACACAGAAGGAACCTAAAGGTACAGAATATCTAATACAGTAAAGCTTTTGTTAAATGTATGGGACAAGAAGATTAGATCCTAAACTTAAGGAGGACCCCCATTGAAAACTCATGATGAGGGTAGGTTGAAGCCAGAAAGTGCAGGTCACTATTTCTCTCATTCATAAAAAATCATCCAGATTGCACTGAGAAAGAGTACTGCATTGTGCGTAATATTTTAATAGAgtcataaatacttttaaaaattgaaaaaatctaaCAAATGATAAATGGATAATTGgcacataaatatttactaatcatATGCCcacatttattttccattttaaaatatttgtacaatcttttatatttgtattgtaatgtatttaaaattagtatttacatttttggtacAATTTCAGTGGTGTTATGAATTTAGCGAGACCTATTTTACTccttttgttgttttaaaaagcatgttcaggaatattttttattaatttaatattttttgtttttagggcTGCATTAGCATTTGAAATGTGCAGTTTCTATACCTACCTAAAGTgcagaaaattataatatattaattcacAGTAGattgtagaaaattaaaataaagtttcaaacaCAGTTAGTTTCATAAGAtttctatttaattcaatattaaagtaaattaacagAATCAATTGCATAATAATAtacctttctttaaaaaaattaacacctcAGTATTATTTCAGGGGCCAGGCGGCTAAACATTTCCTATTGTCATTTGTGTGTCACCACACATTATCAAATCCCAGCCAAACATCTAACCAAGTTGGATAGTTAATGGCTGGCTTTACAACATGACATGCAAAACTGACATTAATTTAGTGTTATGTCACTTCCCTTATCATACAAATGAGGCTTTCTATTTTTTGTACCGTTAGTGTTTCTAGTATGAAAATTGCATTTACTTTCTATCTATGACAGACACTGTAAGTTGTATATTTATTCCTGAATATTACTACTCTAGGTGTCGGCCAGTTGTCATGAAAGTGAGTGCTGCCAAGCCTGAAGCAGCCGAGGGCCACGATGAACGGAACATGCGTCTGAAGCGACCTCTATCCCCCCACTTGCTGATATACAAACCACAACTTACCTCCATGTTGTCTATCACACATCGCATGACAGGTTGCGCTCTCTCAGTCTACGCCCTCACCTTTGCCGCACGTATgtgtttataagtaatttattaaattatctgtccattttaaaaattagtgtagTGGAAGGATAACAgtttttcaaatcatccatcgtcaataataaaaaaacatattgtagtcattgatatctatatatataaaaaatgaaactgttcgtgtgtgtaacagcatcactcacaaacggctggacggattcgcctaattttttttaaaatttgttcgtcttgatctgtagaaggttataggatactttttatccctttcccgattcaggattccgccccactggttacagaaatacccgtaagaaatgcattgcagcaaacatatgttattaagtgaaagagtcttttcaaatttttaatcagctgttctttgtaaacatatataatgcgacaaaaaattgttgttatttttgacagtaactaagtaaacataaatatttttgacgtttctatgtaaacaaacatttcttgacgattaataaggcacaaggacaatcacttaacgtcgcaggaatccatctggaaccctcatgtttctcgcacggtcaattatacgtcgcttgctcaagagtcggaaacccgaagaacctttatatttatgctccaaataatacaactaataacgttgtttaccaaaacgcattaaaataaacaaaaaacttttataatagattttatgatatgctacgatgtattagtagagcaataaattaattggaaaaacgtataataaaattagtatttcttttcgatgcttgattgatgtagccctctctactgccacgcgagcggagccgcgggtttaggctagtagCTTAATAAAGATTTAGTGTATTTGGTTTGAATGAATTTTACTATCATCTTTGGTTATCGCTGGACACTGAAAATGACTTATATGTGGGTGAATCTGTTATGATACCAACCAGTGTCCTAGCATTGCATGTCTGACATGTCAATGTTTTTGCTCTCTGTTGTGCCTTCTCTCCTCCCATCAGTTGTAGAAGAACAAACATTGTGAGGTCCTGTAAGAAGCAGGTCTTTAGTTGTCTACTGAAGAGTAATCTAATCTGGCAGAGTTGTTGACTAGGTTTTTGTTTTTCCATTCCCAGCAACAGATATGAAAACAAAGTGACAAAGgctataaatagaaaataactcCGGAACCTTTCCTAACCAGTTAAGGTGAATTCATTAATCAACTCTAATATGGCAAAACATCTCTCAGTTCTCATACTTAAATAATCAATGTACAATATTATCACTAGCATgttgaaatgaattttaaatccaaattcttgtaataatttattgaaagtattattatttgaattaccTTTAACATGTAATTACACACTCTGCATTTTGTGCACAAATACACGTCCTTTGGCAATTTTCTCACATCTTATATAAACGGCTATACAAATGATAGATATTAAATACATCTTCCAAAACGTGAGCAAGATTTTTTAGTACATTGTCTTTAACACACACAGGTataatttttcagaatatttgtattttcttcaaCATTCAGAAAACATACCATAATACTTATcctgtattaaaacaaattttattttgcagtgtGGTTATTAAACTCAGAAGTTACCTAAACAGTTGTTCGGTGTACTTGAAGATTTCTATCatgttatagtaataataatgattggaataatgcataaaataatattataaattaaactcatTGTGGATAATTAATGAAGATAATATAGTATTGAGGTTAGttagtattgtttgtaatgtacaatatatttaataacaataattgagATTTATTGTTTTAGTGTCTCTCTCTCCTGGCAATTTCCCACACATGGTGGAGGCTGTCCAGAGCATGCACATTCCAGCTCCCATAATCTTCTTCGGGAAAATGATCCTGTCTCTTCCAGTGGCCTACCACTTGTGCAATGGTGTCAGGCATCTGGTATGTGCCTATTTTAgtctacatcaaaattttgatcaaaatgacAACTGTTCCAATGAATGTTTTATTCAGTCACTCCGTGAaatgatataaaaacattttagtatttgTCTAGTATTGTATAGAAAATTATGTAGAACAGTTTGATGTAATCTAGCCTACTCATATTCtacattatgtaatataaaaattgtcaatAATCTAGCTCTACATTTTATTTGGCCCAGCTTCAAAAATGACAATAATGAACAAGATggaagttataaattaatatagtatggttaacagaaaataataattgcttcAATGAAATAGCCTCAAAAAAggattatacaaatataatgactattttcattttcagaatatgttacatttattgatttattgtcgTAATTTTGATGTGATTgtgataattatttctttttgcacaatcaaaattatacaaatgtCTAAAAGCCACTGATACCAAGTTTTTACACCATTTTTGATATTGCTCATGGAAGGTTTTACGTTATTATAAACGTTATAACGTTTGTTATATGTAAAGAATATATCATCTATAtataatgcagtatatacagtacTGCTCAAATTAATTGGAACACACAGGGAATTTCACTCTTTTTATCATGCGACAGTTGGCATCACTGCTACATCACTTGTATTGAACAAACTAACAACCTAACCTCAAAAGCAGTTAGTGCACATGTGATTCTTTGTGTTGAACACATTTTCAGTGAAGTATTGTGTGAATTGTGTTATTGTTGCGcgtttttgtgtttgtttaacaAACTATTATAGTTTTTCAATAACTCAACTGATGGATACCACACCTAGAAAACGTAGCAAGATTATTACACTACATCAGTATGGAAATATGTCTCAGAGGATGATAGCTGAAGAATGTAAAGTAGGCCTAGCTACTGTTAACCGAATTGTTAAGCAATTTAATGAGAGTGGCTCCTTTTCTGTTAACAGAATAGGAAATTGTGGTCGTAAAAGGAAAACCACACCACAAACTGACCGCCAATTAATTAGGACTAGTAAGATCAACCCCAGGTTGTCGGCTGTAGATTTGGCAcgagaaattaacaaaaatgggGTTAATATTCATGTTAGTACTGTTAAAAGAAGGCTGTCTGAAGTTGGGCGAAAAGCTTACCGACCTAAGAAAAAGCAGCTTCTTACTGTAGCAATGAAGAAGAAACGCTTGCAGTGGGCTAAAACCTACAAACAGTTCACTGTTGAACAGTGGAAAATGTCCTTTTCTCTgatgaaacacattttttggtTCAGGGACATAAAGTTAACATTGTCCGCAGAAGTGCGAATGAAGCTGAGACATCAGCTCACATCCTTCAACAACCAAAACATCCacccaaaaaaatgttttggggcTGTATGTCCTATAATGGTCCAGGTCCATTAGTTCCCATAGAAGGTATGATGAACTCAGACAAATATATTGCTTTATTAGAAAGAAGAGTCGTTCCACTCCTTTTGCAAATGTTTCCAGAAAGCAATGGAATTTTTCAACAAGACTCGGCTCCATGCCATACATCTAAAAAATGCAAGAATTTTTTTTCTG
The Homalodisca vitripennis isolate AUS2020 chromosome 4, UT_GWSS_2.1, whole genome shotgun sequence DNA segment above includes these coding regions:
- the LOC124360237 gene encoding succinate dehydrogenase cytochrome b556 subunit-like — translated: MAYLCRSFIGANSLIRTSVCQYPLLQCRPVVMKVSAAKPEAAEGHDERNMRLKRPLSPHLLIYKPQLTSMLSITHRMTGCALSVYALTFAALSLSPGNFPHMVEAVQSMHIPAPIIFFGKMILSLPVAYHLCNGVRHLVWDFGKALTIKDVYTTGYAICGGTALLTIFFASL